Part of the Desulfohalovibrio reitneri genome is shown below.
ATGGCCCTGCGCACGGACATCGCCAAGCTCGCCGACCTGGACGAGGGCCCTGCCCGCTCCCTGGAAATGGAACGGGAGAAGGAGGAGCGGACCTCCATCAAGTACCTGGACTTCGTGCTGGCCAACTGGAGGGAGGAGCAGCTCTTCCGCACGATCAACCACCCCCGTTCCAGGGTCTTGCGGCTGGTGGCCGAGCCGGTGCTTGGCTGGCTGGGCCTGCCGCCCCTGCCGGACTCCGCCTACAACGCGGCGGATCAAGCCCTGGCCGGGCTGGACCTGCCCGTCCACCCCCAAGTGGCCGAGCGCGAGAAACTGGCCTGGGCCGGACGGGAGACGCGCTTCAACGTCTACGGCGCGCCCATGACCTACGAACGGTTCGCCTTCCACTACCTGGCCTGCAAGGAAGCGGGGGAAACGGACTTCGACGCCTGGCTGCGGGTGGCGGCGAGGCGGGAAACGGCGTCACAATGAGGCCGCATTCTTCCCGTACCATGGCCAAACGCGCTGCTTGGTGCGCAAGACTGGTAAAAATCTTGGAAATCGCGTAACCAACACGGCCAAGCTCCCGACGGAACGACTATGAACGCCAACGGCACCAGATGTCCCCACTGCGGCAGCAGGGAGTTCTGGCCCTCCCGACGACGCGCCCTGGAGCGCATCCTCGGCCGTGGTCTGCCCTACCGGCCCTTCCGCTGCCGGGCCTGCCTGCGCCGCTACCTGCAGCCCAAGCCGTGGCTCAAACCGGCCTTGGCGCTGCTGGTCCTGTTGCTGGTGGCCGGGGGCGGCGCCTTTCTGGCCCTGGGTCCGCTGGGCGTGGGCCAGTCCGATGACCGGCCCGCCGAGGCCGATCGGCCGCTGGCCGCAGCCCCGGATCCCGCGCCCGAACAACTGGCCGCCCCGCCGGGAGCCGATCCGGACAAGCCCATGCCCAAACCCGCGCCCGAGCCGGAACCCGCTCCGCCCGCTCCCGAGGAGCCCGCCGCCGAAGCCGCTCCTTCGCCTGAGGACCCGGACGCCGGCCGGGTGCGCCTCTTCCGCCTCCACCTCAACGTGGTTCCGGAGGACACGGGATGACCGCGCGCGCCGCCGCCTGTATCTGCCTGCTGCTTCTGCTCCTGCCGTCCGCCGCCCGGGCGGGGCTTGTGACCGATTTCTCCGCCCGCCAGGAGGACGACCGGGTGATGTTCGACTTCGGCGTGTCCAGCGAAGCGGAACAGGTCCGCGTGGGCCTGCTGCTGCGCCTTGGCCAGACTCTGCTGGACCCGGCGGAGCTCCATCTGGAAGGCGACCTGGGCGAGATTTCCCCCGGACCGGACAAGCGCATCGTCTGGAATGTTCTGCGGGACTTCCCCGAGGGGCTGTCCGGCCCCCTAAGCGGGGAGCTGCGGGCCCCGGACCTGCTTCGTGAGCCCGTGGCGGGCATGCGCTTCGTGCGCGTGCAGGGGGACTGCTTCGAGATGGGCTGCGGCCCCTGGTTCCCCTACTGCGAGCAGGACGAAAAACCGGTCCATCCAGTCTGCCCCGACGATTTCCTGCTCTCGGTCACGCCCGTGACCCGGGCGCAGTTCGCCCCCTTTCTCAACCAGACCGGACGCACTGCGGGCGACTATCCCGGACTGGCCATCCGCGACGGCGACTGGGTGGTGCTGCGCGACCCGGAGGCCCCGGCCACCGGCGTCTCCCGGGTGGTTGCCATGGCCTACGCGGCCTGGCTGTCGCAGGAGAGCGGCCGCACCTACACCCTGCCCACCGAGGCGCAGTGGGAGTACGCCTGCCGCTCCGGCGGCCGCCGCTTCGGTTACGGCACCCCCACCGGCCGCCCCCAGGACGGGCTGGACGCGCAATGGCGCACCCCCTCCCGAGCCAACCTGCTCGGGGTGGAGGGCATGTCCGGCGGGGTCTGGGAGTGGACCGCCGGGGCCTACGTTTCCTACCCCAAGCCGGACCAGACCGACCCGGACCTGAACGGCGTGCTGCGCGGCGGGCGGGACGGCTCCTACGTGCGCAACGCCCGCTGTTTCAACCGCTACGACCGCGCCCCCGGCCGGGGCGGCGCCACCACCGGCTTCCGCCTGGTGGCCGCTCCGTAGTCCCCGCCTCCCGACCGCCTCCACCCCCGCCGCACTCCGCCCGGGAGGTGATAAATTGGGCCACCCCCTTTCACAGGCCACTGGCCTCGTGGTATCACCAGTCCCGAATGCCCGACTTCCGTGGTCTTTCGCCGGACCGGCTTCCACGGAGGCCTATGGCCGACCGGAACGGCGCGCCAAGCTGGAAAACCCGCCAGGGGGAACGATATGAGCCAGGACCTGCAGCACCTCATCGAGCGCATCCACGCCGAGGGCGTGGCCAAGGCCGAGGCCGAGGCCGAGGAGATCGTGGCCGGGGCCCGCAAGAAGGCCGCCCGCATCGTCCGTGAGGCCGAGGACAAGGCCCGCGACATCAAGGAACGCGCCGAGGAGGAATCCAAAATCTTCGAAGAGCGCTCCCGCCGGACCCTGGAGCAGGCCGCCCGCGACCTGCTCATCTCCGTGGGACGCGGGGTGGAGCACATCATGGACGGCCTTGTGGCCGAGGCCGTGACCAGGGCCATGGACGACGACACCGTGCGCGACATGCTGCGCAACCTCACCGAGCGCTGCGCCCTGGGCCAGGGGCAGGACATCGCCGTGCTGGTCAGCCCCGAGGAGGAGAAAGAGCTGATCTCCTTTTTCGCGGACATGTACCGCGACAAGATGCGCCAGGGCATCGAGCTGCACACAGACCAGGACATCCTCAAGGGCTTCCGCGTCTCCTTCAAGAACGACTCGGTCTACCTGGACTTCACCGACGAGGCCGTGGCCGAGGCGCTGTCAGCCTTCCTGCGCCCGCATCTGGCCGAGATCGTTTCCCACGCCGCCCAGGCACGGCAGCGCGCCGAGGAGGCCTGCAAGGTAGTGGAATGCCCCCCTCAGGAGGACCAGGAGGAACGCGGGGGGGACGAGGGCTAGATGGCGCTCTACTACCTGGCCGCCTCCCTGCCGCACCTGGTTTTCGGCCAGCCTCCGCCCTTCGGCCTGGGGACCTTCCGGTTCCGCCTTGGCGGCCAGTTGACCGAATCCCAAGAGCGCGACCTCTCCCTGGTGCTGCGCGGGGAACCCGGCGGCGGCGACCCCTTCGTGGACGAATGGTTCGACGCCCGGGAGCAGGTTCTCGACGCCGTGTCCCGCGCCCGGGTGCGCCGCGCCTGCGCCCTGGACGAGGATTGCCCCCAGCTGGCCAGGGGCTCCAGTTCCCTGGTGGCGCGCAGGGCCGAGGCCGCCTTTGACCAGGACACCCCCCTGCGCGCCGAGGAGGAGCTGGACCGGCTGCGCTGGCGGCTTCTGGACGAAATGACCGTCAACCGGGACTTCGAGTTCCGGGCCGTGCTGGCCTTCGCCGCCAAGCTTTCCATTTTGCTGCGCTGGCACGCCCTGGACGGGCAGCGGGGCCGC
Proteins encoded:
- a CDS encoding WcbI family polysaccharide biosynthesis putative acetyltransferase; amino-acid sequence: MRFGERPGRLVIQANCQGELLLRLLRASPGFDEAWRAELYTNYRRQPVPDESLARCDLFLYQHLGPEWGELSSAALLDKLPRSARAECIPAMFFMHPWPLWCSDPDFDYSDRLLDALLARGLSPAEALHMALRTDIAKLADLDEGPARSLEMEREKEERTSIKYLDFVLANWREEQLFRTINHPRSRVLRLVAEPVLGWLGLPPLPDSAYNAADQALAGLDLPVHPQVAEREKLAWAGRETRFNVYGAPMTYERFAFHYLACKEAGETDFDAWLRVAARRETASQ
- a CDS encoding DUF2764 family protein; translated protein: MALYYLAASLPHLVFGQPPPFGLGTFRFRLGGQLTESQERDLSLVLRGEPGGGDPFVDEWFDAREQVLDAVSRARVRRACALDEDCPQLARGSSSLVARRAEAAFDQDTPLRAEEELDRLRWRLLDEMTVNRDFEFRAVLAFAAKLSILLRWHALDGQRGRETVEAVIDAAAEEVRISP
- a CDS encoding formylglycine-generating enzyme family protein, whose translation is MTARAAACICLLLLLLPSAARAGLVTDFSARQEDDRVMFDFGVSSEAEQVRVGLLLRLGQTLLDPAELHLEGDLGEISPGPDKRIVWNVLRDFPEGLSGPLSGELRAPDLLREPVAGMRFVRVQGDCFEMGCGPWFPYCEQDEKPVHPVCPDDFLLSVTPVTRAQFAPFLNQTGRTAGDYPGLAIRDGDWVVLRDPEAPATGVSRVVAMAYAAWLSQESGRTYTLPTEAQWEYACRSGGRRFGYGTPTGRPQDGLDAQWRTPSRANLLGVEGMSGGVWEWTAGAYVSYPKPDQTDPDLNGVLRGGRDGSYVRNARCFNRYDRAPGRGGATTGFRLVAAP